The Streptomyces spororaveus genome includes a region encoding these proteins:
- a CDS encoding N-acetylneuraminate synthase family protein: MTTTPDPRLRTFGSRAAGPGRPVYVVGEIGINHNGDLGNAFALIDAAAEAGCDAVKFQKRTPEICTPRDQWDIERDTPWGRMTYIDYRHKVEFGEDEYRAIDDHCARRGIDWFASPWDTEAVAFLEKFDVPAHKVASASLTDDELLRALRATGRTVVLSTGMSTPQQIRHAVEVLGSANILLCHATSTYPAKAEELNLRVINTLREEYPNVPIGYSGHETGLQTTLAAVALGATFVERHITLDRAMWGSDQAASVEPGGLTRLVRDIRTIETALGDGVKRVYDSELGPMKKLRRVRGELAAV; the protein is encoded by the coding sequence ATGACGACCACCCCCGACCCCCGCCTGCGTACCTTCGGCTCCCGCGCCGCGGGCCCCGGCCGCCCCGTCTACGTCGTCGGCGAGATCGGCATCAACCACAACGGCGACCTCGGCAACGCCTTCGCCCTCATCGACGCCGCCGCCGAAGCGGGCTGCGACGCCGTGAAGTTCCAGAAGCGCACCCCGGAGATCTGCACCCCGCGCGACCAGTGGGACATCGAACGCGACACCCCCTGGGGCCGGATGACCTACATCGACTACCGCCACAAGGTCGAGTTCGGCGAGGACGAGTACCGGGCCATCGACGACCACTGCGCCAGGCGCGGCATCGACTGGTTCGCCTCCCCGTGGGACACCGAGGCCGTCGCCTTCCTGGAGAAGTTCGACGTCCCCGCCCACAAGGTGGCCTCCGCCTCCCTCACCGACGACGAGCTGCTGCGCGCCCTGCGCGCCACCGGCCGCACCGTCGTCCTGTCCACGGGCATGTCCACCCCGCAGCAGATCCGCCACGCGGTCGAGGTGCTCGGCAGCGCCAACATCCTTCTCTGCCACGCCACTTCGACGTACCCGGCCAAGGCCGAGGAGCTCAACCTGCGGGTGATCAACACCCTCCGGGAGGAGTACCCCAACGTCCCGATCGGCTACTCCGGCCACGAGACGGGCCTGCAGACCACCCTCGCCGCCGTCGCCCTCGGCGCCACCTTCGTCGAGCGCCACATCACCCTCGACCGCGCGATGTGGGGCTCGGACCAAGCCGCCTCCGTCGAGCCCGGCGGCCTCACCCGCCTCGTCCGCGACATCCGCACCATCGAGACCGCCCTCGGCGACGGCGTCAAGCGCGTCTACGACTCCGAGCTCGGCCCCATGAAGAAGCTCCGCCGCGTCCGGGGCGAGCTGGCCGCCGTCTGA
- a CDS encoding DUF6716 putative glycosyltransferase: MPERKRVAVLADSDTRWKWGALTARRLVPDHQLTGFLLRGRATPTARQLGEVGVRADRLSEVTCAEFLAEIEGEHYDVVVLALVGGAVQAVLHGARALWPAPARRPVLVTGYVGVVYEKLADGLLLRHGADLVLANSRHDAQRFRAVYEGVGADAAAVTETALPFLGGAPYEPAGSRAHTVVFAVQPSVPDSRADRAYLLERAAGHARLHPDREVLIKLRSKPGEHTTHLEEQPYQRLAERIPGGLPANCRLVYGNMGEVLDGADLLVTVSSTAALESLHRSIPTAILTDLGIREALGNHHFLGSGCLASWDQIDSGLLPAGDPLWLAAQGVLPGPGPGPDPAGTGAAAPRSSAEAAAGAAHDPYAVARAKVAGLLAAARLPSPAPYYTRTTAPGYLPGILARHHLAPDGIPLPGAVRPAAGESRLRRRLRAHLREAARGAYRHGVQRVAPVIRRLGEL, from the coding sequence GTGCCAGAACGCAAACGCGTCGCCGTACTCGCCGATTCCGATACGCGATGGAAATGGGGCGCACTCACCGCCCGCCGTCTCGTGCCCGACCACCAGCTCACCGGATTCCTGCTGCGCGGCCGCGCCACGCCCACCGCGCGCCAGCTCGGTGAGGTGGGGGTGCGGGCCGACCGGCTGTCCGAGGTGACCTGCGCCGAGTTCCTCGCCGAGATCGAAGGCGAGCACTACGACGTGGTCGTCCTCGCGCTCGTCGGAGGGGCCGTCCAAGCCGTCCTGCACGGGGCCCGCGCCCTGTGGCCCGCCCCGGCCCGGCGCCCCGTACTCGTCACCGGCTACGTGGGCGTCGTGTACGAGAAGCTCGCCGACGGGCTGCTGCTGCGGCACGGCGCCGACCTCGTCCTCGCCAACTCCCGCCACGACGCCCAGCGCTTCCGCGCCGTGTACGAGGGCGTCGGTGCGGACGCCGCCGCCGTCACCGAGACCGCGCTGCCCTTCCTGGGCGGAGCGCCGTACGAGCCGGCCGGGAGCCGCGCCCACACGGTGGTCTTCGCCGTCCAGCCCTCCGTGCCCGACAGCCGCGCGGACCGCGCCTACCTGCTGGAACGGGCCGCCGGACACGCGCGGCTGCACCCCGACCGGGAGGTGCTGATCAAGCTGCGCAGCAAGCCCGGGGAGCACACCACGCACCTGGAGGAGCAGCCCTACCAGCGGCTCGCGGAGCGGATCCCGGGCGGACTGCCCGCCAACTGCCGCCTGGTGTACGGAAACATGGGCGAGGTCCTGGACGGCGCCGACCTGCTGGTCACCGTCTCCTCCACGGCCGCCCTGGAGTCCCTGCACCGCTCCATCCCGACGGCGATCCTCACCGACCTCGGCATCCGCGAGGCCCTCGGCAACCACCACTTCCTCGGCTCCGGCTGCCTGGCCTCCTGGGACCAGATCGACTCCGGGCTCCTGCCGGCCGGCGATCCGCTCTGGCTGGCGGCGCAGGGCGTACTCCCGGGCCCGGGCCCGGGCCCCGACCCGGCCGGGACCGGCGCGGCCGCGCCGCGTTCGTCCGCCGAGGCCGCCGCAGGCGCGGCGCACGACCCCTACGCCGTCGCCCGGGCCAAGGTCGCCGGATTGCTCGCCGCGGCCCGGCTGCCCTCACCCGCCCCCTACTACACGCGCACCACCGCCCCCGGATACCTCCCCGGGATCCTCGCCCGCCACCACCTCGCGCCCGACGGCATCCCGCTGCCCGGCGCGGTGCGGCCAGCCGCGGGGGAGTCCCGGCTGCGCCGCCGGCTCCGCGCCCACCTGCGCGAGGCGGCCCGCGGGGCGTACCGGCACGGTGTGCAGCGCGTGGCCCCGGTGATCCGCAGGCTGGGGGAGCTGTGA
- a CDS encoding BMP family lipoprotein: MRRVSKIVSASIVTAALALSATACGESSTESSGSGDGKIKVGMAYDVGGRGDNSFNDSAARGLDKAKADLGVETKELTAKTGETPADREQRLVSLAEGGYNPVVGVGFAYKDALEKAAAKYPKTTFGLVDSVSEKPNVSSIVFTEEQGSYLAGVAAALKSKDGQIGFIGGVDIPLIKKFAAGFQQGVKDTKPDANVQIQYLSTGTDMSGFGAPDKGKAAAKGMLDKGIDVIYSAAGGSGAGAIEAVAAKPGAWAIGVDSDQAKDPALAKYAGSILTSVVKNVDTGVFELVKSVQDGKPMTGTHAYSLAENGVSLTTTGDHLKDIQAQLDEAKKKIVDGQIKVATTL, translated from the coding sequence TTGCGCCGGGTATCCAAGATCGTCTCCGCGTCCATCGTGACTGCGGCCCTCGCTCTCTCCGCCACCGCTTGCGGTGAGTCGTCCACCGAGAGCTCCGGCTCCGGCGACGGCAAGATCAAGGTCGGCATGGCCTACGACGTCGGCGGCCGCGGCGACAACTCCTTCAACGACTCCGCCGCGCGTGGCCTGGACAAGGCCAAGGCGGACCTCGGTGTCGAGACCAAGGAGCTCACCGCCAAGACCGGTGAGACCCCGGCCGACCGCGAGCAGCGCCTCGTCTCCCTCGCCGAGGGCGGCTACAACCCCGTCGTCGGTGTCGGCTTCGCCTACAAGGACGCGCTCGAAAAGGCCGCGGCCAAGTACCCGAAGACCACGTTCGGCCTCGTCGACTCGGTCTCCGAGAAGCCGAACGTCTCCTCGATCGTCTTCACCGAGGAGCAGGGCTCCTACCTCGCCGGTGTCGCCGCCGCGCTGAAGTCCAAGGACGGCCAGATCGGCTTCATCGGCGGGGTGGACATCCCCCTGATCAAGAAGTTCGCCGCCGGCTTCCAGCAGGGCGTCAAGGACACCAAGCCGGACGCCAACGTCCAGATCCAGTACCTGTCCACCGGTACGGACATGTCCGGCTTCGGCGCCCCGGACAAGGGCAAGGCCGCTGCCAAGGGCATGCTCGACAAGGGCATCGACGTGATCTACTCGGCCGCGGGCGGCTCCGGCGCCGGCGCCATCGAGGCCGTCGCCGCCAAGCCGGGCGCGTGGGCGATCGGCGTCGACTCGGACCAGGCCAAGGACCCGGCGCTGGCCAAGTACGCCGGCTCGATCCTGACCTCGGTCGTCAAGAACGTCGACACCGGTGTCTTCGAGCTCGTCAAGTCCGTCCAGGACGGCAAGCCGATGACCGGCACCCACGCCTACTCGCTCGCCGAGAACGGTGTCTCGCTGACGACCACGGGTGACCACCTCAAGGACATCCAGGCCCAGCTGGACGAGGCCAAGAAGAAGATCGTCGACGGCCAGATCAAGGTCGCCACGACCCTCTGA
- a CDS encoding thymidine phosphorylase produces the protein MDVISVIRTKRDRGELSPEQIDWVIDAYTRGVVADEQMSALAMAILLNGMNRTEIARWTAAMIASGERMNFDSLSRPTADKHSTGGVGDKITLPLAPLVAACGAAVPQLSGRGLGHTGGTLDKLESIPGWRALLSNEEMLHVLDTTGAVICAAGDGLAPADKKLYALRDVTGTVEAIPLIASSIMSKKIAEGTGSLVLDVKVGTGAFMKNIEDARELARTMVGLGTDSGVKTVALLTDMSTPLGLTAGNALEVRESVEVLAGGGPADVVELTIALAKEMLDAAGIKDADPAKALADGSAMDHWRRMIAAQGGDPDATLPVAREQHVVTAPESGVLTRLDAYGVGVAAWRLGAGRARKEDPVQAGAGVELHAKPGDTVTAGQPLMTLHTDTPEKFDYALASLAGTYDIAPAGTAFSATPIVLDRIA, from the coding sequence ATGGACGTCATCTCCGTCATCCGGACCAAGCGGGACCGCGGTGAGCTGAGCCCCGAGCAGATCGACTGGGTCATCGACGCGTACACCCGCGGTGTCGTGGCCGACGAGCAGATGTCGGCGCTGGCGATGGCCATCCTGCTCAACGGCATGAACCGGACCGAGATCGCCCGCTGGACCGCGGCGATGATCGCCTCCGGCGAGCGCATGAACTTCGACTCCCTCTCCCGCCCGACCGCCGACAAGCACTCCACGGGCGGCGTCGGCGACAAGATCACCCTTCCGCTCGCCCCGCTCGTCGCCGCGTGCGGCGCGGCCGTGCCCCAGCTGTCCGGCCGCGGCCTCGGCCACACCGGTGGCACCCTCGACAAGCTGGAGTCCATCCCCGGCTGGCGCGCGCTGCTCTCCAACGAGGAGATGCTGCACGTCCTCGACACCACCGGCGCGGTCATCTGCGCGGCGGGCGACGGCCTGGCCCCGGCGGACAAGAAGCTCTACGCGCTGCGCGACGTCACCGGCACGGTCGAGGCCATTCCGCTGATCGCCTCCTCGATCATGTCGAAGAAGATCGCCGAGGGCACGGGCTCGCTCGTCCTGGACGTCAAGGTCGGCACCGGCGCCTTCATGAAGAACATCGAGGATGCGCGGGAACTGGCGCGCACCATGGTGGGCCTCGGCACCGACTCGGGCGTCAAGACCGTGGCGCTCCTCACCGACATGTCCACGCCGCTGGGCCTGACCGCCGGAAACGCGCTGGAGGTCCGCGAGTCGGTGGAGGTCCTCGCCGGCGGCGGCCCCGCCGACGTGGTCGAGCTGACCATCGCCCTGGCCAAGGAGATGCTGGACGCGGCGGGCATCAAGGACGCCGACCCGGCGAAGGCCCTGGCCGACGGATCGGCGATGGACCACTGGCGCCGGATGATCGCGGCCCAGGGCGGCGACCCGGACGCGACCCTCCCGGTGGCCCGCGAGCAGCACGTGGTCACCGCCCCCGAGTCGGGCGTCCTGACCCGCCTGGACGCGTACGGGGTCGGCGTCGCCGCATGGCGCCTGGGCGCCGGCCGCGCGCGCAAGGAGGACCCGGTGCAGGCGGGCGCGGGCGTCGAGCTGCACGCGAAGCCGGGCGACACGGTGACGGCGGGCCAGCCGCTGATGACCCTGCACACGGACACCCCGGAGAAGTTCGACTACGCCCTCGCCTCCCTGGCGGGCACGTACGACATCGCCCCGGCGGGCACGGCCTTCTCCGCCACGCCGATCGTCCTGGACCGCATCGCCTGA
- a CDS encoding amidohydrolase: protein MSRESQTAQPAVSDRPELPGKLPDHLRTELIAFRRDLHMHPELGHQEFRTTAAIKARLEKAGLRPRVLKSGTGLICDVGIWDGGRPMLALRADIDALPIPDAKTHVSYRSTFPDRAHACGHDVHTAVVLGAGLVLAELDRQGLLPRPVRLLFQPAEEVLPGGATDAIESGVLDGVGRIVAVHCDPRVDAGRIGLRAGPITSACDRLEVTLSGSGGHTARPHLTTDLVTAAARVAVDAPALLARRMDARSGMSVTWGRIEAGHACNVIPMHAELSGTVRCLDLNAWHEAPDMIHAAIDEIATMHGAKFEINHVRGVPPVVNDPVITELLREAMGVRCGAESVEDTEQSLGGEDFSWYLEHVPGAMARLGVRTPGDSAKRDLHRGDFDVDESAIAVGVEFFTAAALLDGRRARPAGDR from the coding sequence ATGTCCCGCGAGTCCCAGACCGCCCAGCCCGCCGTGTCCGACCGGCCCGAGCTGCCCGGCAAGCTTCCGGACCACCTGCGTACCGAACTGATCGCCTTCCGCCGGGACTTGCACATGCACCCGGAGCTCGGACACCAGGAATTCCGTACCACCGCGGCGATCAAGGCCCGGCTGGAGAAAGCCGGCCTGCGACCACGCGTGCTGAAGTCCGGCACGGGCCTGATCTGTGACGTGGGCATCTGGGACGGCGGCCGGCCGATGCTGGCCCTGCGCGCGGACATCGACGCCCTGCCCATCCCGGACGCCAAGACGCACGTCTCGTACCGTTCGACCTTCCCGGACCGCGCCCACGCCTGCGGTCACGACGTGCACACCGCGGTGGTCCTCGGTGCCGGACTGGTCCTCGCCGAGCTCGACCGGCAGGGGCTGCTGCCCCGCCCCGTCCGGCTGCTCTTCCAGCCCGCCGAGGAGGTGCTGCCGGGCGGGGCCACCGATGCCATCGAGTCCGGGGTCCTGGACGGCGTCGGCCGGATCGTCGCCGTGCACTGCGACCCCCGGGTCGACGCGGGGCGCATCGGGCTGCGGGCCGGTCCCATCACCTCCGCCTGCGACCGGCTGGAGGTCACGCTCTCCGGCTCCGGCGGGCACACCGCGCGCCCGCACCTGACCACCGACCTGGTGACGGCCGCCGCCCGGGTGGCCGTCGACGCCCCGGCCCTGCTGGCCCGCCGGATGGACGCCCGCTCGGGCATGTCCGTCACCTGGGGCCGGATCGAGGCCGGGCACGCCTGCAACGTCATCCCGATGCACGCCGAGCTGTCCGGAACCGTGCGCTGCCTGGACCTGAACGCCTGGCACGAGGCGCCGGACATGATCCACGCGGCGATCGACGAGATCGCGACCATGCACGGGGCCAAGTTCGAGATCAACCACGTGCGCGGGGTGCCGCCGGTGGTCAACGACCCGGTGATCACCGAACTGCTGCGGGAGGCGATGGGGGTCCGCTGCGGAGCGGAGTCGGTCGAGGACACCGAGCAGAGCTTGGGCGGGGAGGACTTCTCCTGGTACCTGGAGCACGTCCCGGGCGCGATGGCCCGGCTGGGCGTGCGTACGCCCGGCGACAGCGCCAAGCGCGACCTGCACCGCGGGGACTTCGACGTGGACGAGTCCGCGATCGCGGTCGGCGTGGAGTTCTTCACGGCCGCGGCGCTGCTCGACGGGCGACGCGCGAGGCCCGCCGGGGACCGTTGA
- a CDS encoding ABC transporter permease, which translates to MKKIDKERLLLGIAAPILAVVAAFLITALVLAATGKEPFSAFGIMFEYGVKSDSQVYIINKATTYYLAGVAVAVGFRMNLFNIGVDGQYRLAAFFAAALGGALTLPGIVQVPLIILTAMIVGAMWAAIAGVLKVTRGVSEVVSTIMLNMIATAIIGYLLQPGRLGHLDAAGTKVATTPLAESSHFFEIPTTPTPIYGFVVVALIAGVAYWFTLARTRFGFDLRTVGQSDTAAAASGVNVKKMVVTAMLISGAMAGLIGMPTLLNDSYEFGGDFPVGIGFTGIAIALLGRNHPIGIGLAAILWAFLERGGQKLEFQGYDREIVGVMQGVIVLCVVIAYELVRRYGLKRQQRQVGEKLAAQARSNDQTEVSA; encoded by the coding sequence ATGAAGAAGATCGACAAGGAGCGGCTGCTCCTGGGTATCGCGGCACCGATCCTCGCGGTCGTCGCCGCGTTCCTGATCACCGCCCTGGTCCTGGCCGCGACCGGCAAGGAGCCGTTCAGCGCCTTCGGCATCATGTTCGAGTACGGCGTGAAGTCGGACAGCCAGGTCTACATCATCAACAAGGCGACGACGTACTACCTGGCAGGTGTCGCGGTGGCCGTCGGCTTCCGCATGAACCTGTTCAACATCGGTGTCGACGGCCAGTACCGTCTCGCGGCTTTCTTCGCCGCCGCCCTGGGCGGAGCGCTGACCCTCCCCGGCATCGTGCAGGTCCCGCTGATCATCCTCACCGCGATGATCGTCGGCGCCATGTGGGCGGCCATCGCCGGTGTCCTCAAGGTCACCCGCGGCGTCAGCGAGGTCGTCTCCACGATCATGCTGAACATGATCGCGACCGCGATCATCGGCTACCTCCTCCAGCCCGGCCGCCTCGGCCACCTGGACGCGGCCGGCACCAAGGTCGCCACGACCCCGCTGGCGGAGTCCTCGCACTTCTTCGAGATCCCGACCACGCCGACCCCGATCTACGGCTTCGTCGTCGTCGCGCTGATCGCGGGCGTCGCGTACTGGTTCACGCTGGCCCGCACCCGCTTCGGCTTCGACCTGCGCACCGTCGGCCAGTCCGACACGGCCGCCGCGGCCAGCGGTGTCAACGTCAAGAAGATGGTCGTCACCGCCATGCTGATCTCCGGCGCCATGGCCGGTCTGATCGGCATGCCGACGCTGCTCAACGACTCGTACGAGTTCGGCGGCGACTTCCCCGTCGGCATCGGCTTCACCGGTATCGCCATCGCCCTGCTCGGCCGCAACCACCCGATCGGCATCGGGCTCGCCGCGATCCTCTGGGCCTTCCTGGAGCGCGGCGGCCAGAAGCTGGAGTTCCAGGGCTACGACCGGGAGATCGTCGGCGTCATGCAGGGCGTCATCGTCCTCTGTGTCGTCATCGCCTACGAACTCGTGCGCCGCTACGGCCTCAAGCGCCAACAGCGACAGGTCGGCGAGAAGCTCGCCGCCCAGGCCCGTTCCAACGACCAGACGGAGGTGTCGGCGTGA
- a CDS encoding ABC transporter permease: MTATATSTPPPAAPKAAGGKGGRTRLSLPVILLIIAGALAALSAVRAITGAQDLTSAGQISAALSLAVPIGMAGLGGLWAERAGVVNIGLEGMMILGTFFGAWAGWQTSPWLGVLVGILGGMFGGLLHAVATVTFGVDHIISGIAINILAVGFTTYFAKLWFNTGAAAAAGGSPKQSPPADSITSITVPGLSDWLADIEKHHWFLVSDVAGILGGLVTNLSLLTIVAVALVVGTFFVLWKTAFGLRLRSCGENPVAAESLGVNVYKYKYIAVIVSGGLAGLGGAYLSLVTSHIYNEGQTGGRGYIGLAAMIFGNWRPGGLAMGAGLFGFADALQLRSGGQSVHALLLLLFAVLVAIAAWKAYKKRWITSSIAIVIGVGVFIWYLGTESVPVEFVSATPYIVTLLVLSLSAQRLRMPKADGMRYRKGEGK; the protein is encoded by the coding sequence GTGACCGCCACGGCGACTTCCACCCCGCCGCCCGCCGCCCCCAAGGCGGCCGGTGGCAAGGGCGGCCGCACCCGGCTCTCCCTCCCGGTGATCCTGCTGATCATCGCGGGCGCGCTCGCCGCGCTCTCCGCCGTGCGTGCCATCACCGGAGCGCAGGACCTGACCTCCGCGGGCCAGATCAGTGCGGCCCTGTCGCTGGCCGTGCCGATCGGCATGGCCGGTCTCGGCGGTCTGTGGGCCGAGCGCGCGGGCGTGGTCAACATCGGCCTCGAAGGCATGATGATCCTCGGCACCTTCTTCGGTGCCTGGGCCGGCTGGCAGACCAGCCCCTGGCTCGGCGTCCTCGTCGGCATCCTGGGCGGCATGTTCGGCGGCCTGCTGCACGCGGTCGCCACGGTGACCTTCGGCGTCGACCACATCATCTCCGGTATCGCGATCAACATCCTGGCGGTCGGTTTCACCACCTACTTCGCCAAGCTGTGGTTCAACACCGGTGCGGCCGCGGCCGCGGGCGGCAGCCCCAAGCAGTCGCCGCCGGCCGACAGCATCACCTCGATCACCGTGCCGGGCCTGTCCGACTGGCTGGCCGACATCGAGAAGCACCACTGGTTCCTCGTCTCGGACGTCGCGGGCATCCTCGGCGGCCTGGTCACCAACCTCTCGCTGCTGACGATCGTCGCCGTGGCGCTGGTCGTCGGCACGTTCTTCGTGCTGTGGAAGACGGCGTTCGGTCTGCGGCTGCGCTCCTGCGGCGAGAACCCGGTCGCGGCCGAGTCGCTGGGCGTCAACGTCTACAAGTACAAGTACATCGCGGTGATCGTCTCCGGCGGTCTGGCCGGTCTCGGCGGCGCCTACCTGTCGCTGGTCACCTCGCACATCTACAACGAGGGCCAGACCGGCGGCCGTGGTTACATCGGCCTCGCGGCGATGATCTTCGGTAACTGGCGTCCGGGCGGCCTCGCGATGGGCGCCGGCCTGTTCGGCTTCGCCGACGCCCTGCAGCTGCGCAGCGGCGGCCAGTCCGTGCACGCGCTGCTCCTGCTGCTGTTCGCGGTCCTCGTCGCGATCGCGGCCTGGAAGGCGTACAAGAAGCGCTGGATCACCTCCTCGATCGCCATCGTCATCGGCGTCGGTGTGTTCATCTGGTACCTCGGCACGGAGAGCGTCCCGGTCGAGTTCGTCAGCGCCACCCCGTACATCGTGACCCTGCTGGTGCTGTCGCTCTCCGCGCAGCGGCTTCGGATGCCCAAGGCGGACGGCATGCGCTACCGCAAGGGCGAGGGCAAGTGA
- a CDS encoding cytidine deaminase, which produces MTSGPTVDWEALRTSAREAMTRAYAPYSGFPVGVAALVDDGRVVTGCNVENASYGLGLCAECGLVSSLQATGGGRLTHFTCVDGKGEILVPCGRCRQLLYEFGGDELLVETPDGVLPLAAMLPQAFGPDHLR; this is translated from the coding sequence GTGACCTCCGGACCCACGGTGGACTGGGAAGCCCTGCGGACGTCCGCCCGGGAAGCGATGACCCGGGCGTACGCCCCCTACTCGGGCTTCCCGGTCGGGGTCGCGGCCCTGGTCGACGACGGCCGCGTCGTGACCGGCTGCAACGTCGAGAACGCCAGCTACGGGCTGGGCCTGTGCGCCGAGTGCGGACTGGTCTCCTCCCTGCAGGCCACCGGCGGCGGACGGCTCACGCACTTCACGTGCGTGGACGGGAAGGGCGAGATCCTCGTCCCGTGCGGCCGCTGCCGTCAGCTGCTGTACGAATTCGGCGGCGACGAGCTGCTGGTGGAGACCCCGGACGGGGTCCTTCCGCTGGCGGCGATGCTGCCGCAGGCCTTCGGGCCCGACCATCTGAGATAG
- a CDS encoding ABC transporter ATP-binding protein, whose protein sequence is MKASSPNAVELRGITKRFPGVVANHDIDITVRRGTVHALVGENGAGKSTLMKILYGMQKPDEGTITVDGEQVVFNDPGDAIDRGVGMVHQHFMLADYLTVLENVVLGSEKLYGIGDKARAKIKEISDAYGLGVRPDVLVEDLGVADRQRVEILKVLFRGARTLILDEPTAVLVPQEVDALFDNLRELKAEGLTVIFISHKLGEVLSVADDITVIRRGTTVGTADPANITTKQLAELMVGAELPSPETRESTVTDVPMLTVDGLSLSAVDPDGVVRAVLDGITFTIHKGEVLGIAGVEGNGQSELVDAVMGMRHPDRGVLTLDGNDISTAPTRKRREDGIGCIPEDRHRHGLLLEAPLWENRILGHVTEKPNSRGPILDLKAARKDTERIVREYDVRTPGIDVTAASLSGGNQQKLIVGREMSHNPKLLIAAHPTRGVDVGAQAQIWDQIREARREGLAVLLISADLDELIGLSDTLRVMYRGRLVADADPATITPEELGSAMTGAAAGHLEHEESPEGTDGPEDEAR, encoded by the coding sequence ATCAAAGCCTCCAGTCCCAACGCCGTAGAACTCCGCGGCATCACCAAGCGTTTCCCCGGAGTCGTGGCCAACCACGACATCGACATCACCGTGCGCCGCGGCACCGTGCACGCCCTCGTGGGCGAGAACGGCGCGGGCAAGTCGACCTTGATGAAGATCCTCTACGGCATGCAGAAGCCGGACGAGGGGACCATCACGGTCGATGGCGAGCAGGTGGTCTTCAACGACCCCGGCGACGCCATCGACCGCGGCGTCGGCATGGTGCACCAGCACTTCATGCTCGCGGACTACCTCACCGTCCTCGAGAACGTCGTCCTCGGCTCCGAGAAGCTGTACGGCATCGGCGACAAGGCCCGCGCCAAGATCAAGGAGATCTCGGACGCGTACGGACTGGGTGTTCGCCCGGACGTCCTCGTCGAGGACCTCGGTGTGGCCGACAGGCAGCGTGTGGAGATCCTCAAGGTCCTGTTCCGCGGGGCCCGGACGCTGATCCTCGACGAGCCCACCGCGGTCCTGGTCCCGCAGGAGGTCGACGCGCTCTTCGACAACCTCCGCGAGCTCAAGGCCGAGGGCCTCACGGTCATCTTCATCTCGCACAAGCTGGGCGAGGTCCTGTCGGTCGCCGACGACATCACCGTCATCCGGCGCGGCACGACGGTCGGCACGGCGGACCCGGCGAACATCACGACCAAGCAGCTCGCCGAGCTGATGGTCGGCGCCGAGCTGCCCTCCCCGGAGACCCGCGAGTCCACGGTGACGGACGTCCCGATGCTCACGGTCGACGGTCTGTCGCTGAGCGCCGTCGACCCCGACGGTGTCGTCCGCGCGGTCCTCGACGGCATCACCTTCACCATCCACAAGGGCGAGGTCCTGGGCATCGCCGGCGTGGAGGGCAACGGCCAGTCCGAGCTCGTCGACGCGGTCATGGGAATGCGCCACCCCGACCGGGGTGTGCTCACCCTCGACGGCAACGACATCTCCACCGCGCCGACCCGCAAGCGCCGCGAGGACGGCATCGGCTGCATCCCCGAGGACCGCCACCGGCACGGTCTGCTCCTGGAGGCCCCCCTCTGGGAGAACCGCATCCTCGGCCACGTCACCGAGAAGCCGAACTCCCGGGGACCGATCCTCGACCTGAAGGCCGCCCGCAAGGACACCGAGCGGATCGTGCGCGAGTACGACGTCCGCACGCCCGGCATCGACGTCACCGCGGCCTCGCTCTCCGGCGGCAACCAGCAGAAGCTGATCGTCGGCCGCGAGATGAGCCACAACCCGAAGCTGCTGATCGCCGCGCACCCCACCCGGGGCGTGGACGTCGGGGCGCAGGCGCAGATCTGGGACCAGATCCGCGAGGCGCGCCGCGAGGGCCTGGCGGTGCTGCTGATCTCCGCGGACCTGGACGAGCTGATCGGCCTCTCCGACACCCTGCGCGTGATGTACCGCGGCCGGCTGGTCGCGGACGCTGACCCGGCGACCATCACCCCGGAGGAGCTCGGCTCGGCCATGACCGGCGCCGCCGCCGGACACCTTGAGCACGAAGAGAGCCCTGAGGGCACCGACGGCCCGGAGGACGAGGCCCGATGA